The Kiloniellales bacterium genome contains a region encoding:
- a CDS encoding efflux transporter periplasmic adaptor subunit, with amino-acid sequence LKVPLNALFREGETWAVFIETEGRAEKRVVEPGRQNGLESEILGGLDAGQRIVLHPSDRVVAGVRLTARD; translated from the coding sequence CTCAAGGTGCCCCTGAACGCCCTGTTCCGGGAGGGCGAGACCTGGGCCGTCTTCATCGAGACCGAGGGCCGGGCCGAGAAGCGCGTCGTCGAGCCGGGACGCCAGAACGGGCTGGAGTCCGAGATCCTCGGCGGCCTCGACGCCGGCCAGCGCATCGTCCTGCACCCCAGCGACCGGGTGGTCGCGGGCGTCCGCCTGACCGCGCGGGACTGA